The Blastopirellula sediminis sequence AGCCGCTGTAGGGTGCAGTAGGCAGCGATTGGCCCGGCTTCAGGTCTTCCGGAATCGTGACCGGCGGGGGCGAAAAAGAGATTGTTCCGCTTCCGATAACGACGCCATCGCCATCCTTGTAGGTGGTCATCTTAAAAGTGCCGTCCGATTGGATGGCGCCGGAGCTTGGCTTGCCTTCGACGGCTGGGATGAAGGTAATCGTCCCTCCATTTACCGGCTTTCCGTCGGCAGTAACGGTTCCTGAGGTGGGAGCGAGCGCCGCTCCGTTTTGATTACATCCAAAGCACCAAGCGGTCAAAGGCAGAATCAAGGCGAGATGAATTAGTTGTTTCATGGGCTTGCTATTGGTCGCCGAAAGGCCTGTTGTTGGGTGAGACTAGAGGAAAAGCTCTCCGTCGCAACCGCGACGGAGAGCCTCTTTTGATGAGACTGACGCGGAGCGTGACTACGGCAGGGTCACTGGCACGCCGTCATTGCGGCTGCCGATCGCGCGATAAACCGACAGATTAACCGTTTCCGGCACAAAGTGAACCGAACCGTCGCAGAACAGGAACTGGGCGCCGCCGGGGTGTTGGCTGCCGAAGCTCTGATCCGATTCGTCGGTGTTGTCCTTGCGGTTGATGTAGTAGGCGGTGTCCATGATGCGGAGGTTGGCGCTGATGCAGCGACCGTTGCAGCCGCCGCCGTTACCGCCGGCCCAAATCGGGAAGCGACAATCATTGGTCACTTGCGGAGTCGCGCGGTAGGTAGCCGTCACTTCGCCGATAGCGACAGTGTTGCTGGAGCCGTCGGTGATCTGCGCGAAGTTGGTCATGAACGTGTTGTTGTTTTCGTTGTCGAACAACAGCACGCCGTTCTGACGCGAGCCCGAGAACTGAGCGCAACCGTAGTAGTAGTTGCTGCCGTCATGCAGCACGCCGTCACGCATTTCCCAGCCCATGTTGCCGAGGTAGTTGCTCTTGCCGTTACCTTCGTCGTCTTGCCGCGGCAAAATGTCCGAAGGGCAGATGAACGCGTCCAGCGCCGAAGCTCGCAGGGGTGCGTCCCAAGCGCCGTTGCGATTACGCGACCATTGATTGCACGTGTCGATGTTGACGGCGTCGGTGCACGGGGCGCTCAGCTTGTGGCGGCCCGGACGAATCATCAGCACGACTTTCTCACCGCCGGTGCCGGTATAGCTGGTGATCTGGTCATGGAGATTTCCCAGTTCCAGCTGCGGCAGGAGGTGGAAGCCGAAGCCGAACGAGTCATTGTCATCGTCGGTTTGACCGTTCGGAAAATATTGGTACGTGTCATGGAAGTTGTGCATTGCCAACCCGAGTTGCTTCAGGTTGTTGCTGCAAGACATGCGACGAGCCGCTTCACGAGCCTGCTGAACCGCGGGGAGCAATAGCGCAATCAACACGCCGATGATCGCGATCACGACCAGGAGCTCAACCAGGGTGAAGCCGGACCGGCCCTTTCTTGGGGAAATGATTTGCATGGGGCGATATCCTTATAACGGAAGATTAGGAAGAGAATTGACTCGCGAATAAAGCCGAAAAAGAACACAAAGGAAGAGTTGGTATCGGCAGTCCGTCATGCGACGTCACTCGCCGATCGAATCGCTAGAGGGGAAATTAATTACGTCCAGGTCGCATTAAGGGCGACCAGAGAGAATAGGAAAAAGCACAGAATTAATAAAAATATAGTATCTTCGCTTCGTATTGCTTGTCTAGAGCTTTTGTTATCCCGGTAAGCAGTTGTTTGCAAAGAATTTATGTTTGTGTGCAAACTAAGAGGGCGTCTGCGCTATAAAAAGAGAGTCAATTTGTGAGTTTTGGCGCAGAATGGAAAGATTCTCAAGGTTGCCGCGGATTTTTGTTTTGGATTTGATCGTTGGCGACTCGGCGAATCGGAAGCGTTAATTCAATCAAGCCATTTCTTGGGGGAGCCGACCGGGGAACGGGTCGTCGCTACTGCCGCAGAGCTACTTTTTGTCGCGCAGGCGAAGCGTTGGAGTGCCGCTATGTCCCGTGTGGCAACCGGTGCAGAAGTGGGTGAATCCCATTCTGGCTCCGCTGTCGTGGTCGCCTGCGAAGGCGAAGAATCTTGGGGCGTCGCCGTGCTCGTCCTGCGCGATCCCTTCCCACTGAACGACATGACCTTTCGCGTCAAAACCGTCGGCGACCCAGGAGACGCGTTGAATTCGAAGGCGTCTTGCTCGACTTTCGTTTCTAGCAAGAGTTCAAACTTCTCGAGCATGCGATTCGTTTCTGGTTCGTCAAAGCGATCGCGATGGAATGCGTAGACGCGAATCGTTTCGTCAGGCGAATGCTCTCGGCGGTCGCATTCTCTGCGGGCCAATCTTGGTCGGCGACGTACAAGCCGTAACGTACCGCTTCCCACTCCGCATGTTCGTCGGGCGCCGCGGAGGAAAGGAGCATCTGGCCAGGAGGCAACGGACCAGGTGTGGCCAAGCTCAATGGCCGGTCTTTCGCATCTTTGGCCGGCAGGGATGCTCGATTGCGAATTCGCCGAAAAAATTGAATAAATCGGCGAATTAGGGGGAGCGACGAAGCCGCTTCATCATTTGCTTCGTCACCAGAGGAAGCGCTCCCAGCAATGCGAACGCGACCAGAGTCGGCCAGCGGACGATTGCGCCGAGACCTTGTTGTTGGATGGCGCTCATCGACGGGAGACTGGCTCCGGCCGCCACATAGACGATTGTGCCGGCCAACATCCCGAGTTGGCTGACCCACCAGAACGTCCACAAACGGATCGGCGTCAGCCCCATCAGTAGATTGACGAGGAAGAAGGGGAAGACCGGAATCAAGCGAAGCGTAAACAGGTAATACGCTCCCTCCGCTTCAATCGACGCGTTCAACTTTTCGAGCCGCTGTTGATATCGCCGCTGAACCGCGTCGCGAAACAAATAGCGGCTGAGAGAAAACGCGATTGTCGCTCCCAGCGTCGAAGCGAAGCTAACCAGCGTGACTCCGGCGACCGGGCCAAACAGCCAGCCGTAAAAGAGCGACAACAGCGCGGCGCCAGGCAGCGAAAGCCCCGTGATCACGACATAGATAACGAAGGCGCCGGCGTAAGCCGTTAGCCAATGCTGCTGCTGAAAATCGCGCAGCGCCTCTTCTCGTGCGACCAGCGAGTCCAGCGACAGATGCCGGCCAAAAAAGAAATAAACGAGGCCGATCGAAAGGAGGCATACCAGGGCGACAATCCAACGCCAGTAGCGCGGTCCGGCGCTGGGGGACGCCGGCGGTTGCAGTTCCGATTCGTTCGCTGAGTTGGCCATTCAATGGATTGAAGTGCAGGGCGGATGAATAAAGTACAGGCGGACTCGTCCAAGGTGTGCCACTGCTGGCTTGCCCAGCAGTGAAACGGCTTTGCGATGCTCAGTGACTCCGAGTACTCCAATCCGCCGGGAGTTTGGTGATCGCAGGGAGGTCCCTGTCAATTGGCGAATCAGGGACGAGTATTCGTCTAGCGCTGGACCATTTCCAGTCGACTGCACGTGCGCAGAGCCTTCTCTTTACTGGATTCTCATGGAGATAGTCAATCGACAACATTGTCGTCGTTGGATTGGTGATATTACGGTCGTAGCCGGGGCCTTCTTGCCAGAATCGAAAGGTCTCGACGCCCGGTCGTTGTTCAACCGTAAGTCGTTGAAGCAGCGGGCTGTTGTGCAGGAGAAGAAGTTGTTTGATTCTGTAGGAAAACGGCCGCTTGATCGCTCGTAATAGCTCTGGAATTGGGGAAGCGTCATGTTCCGGAAAGACGAGTAGATGAATGTGCTCAGGCATATAGACGAATGCAATTAGGCGATAGTGATGCCGGTCGATCGCTCGTTGAATGCTCTCGGAGAGCATTGACCGCCAAGTATCGTTGGTCAGGAGTTGCATCCGCTGAAAACAAGAGAAAGTCAGTTCATGAAGATGGCCTGCTTCATGAAAGTGCTTAATCAATTTTCGCCGGGGTGGGTTCATGCCCCCAGTTGTAGGCTCTGCGGCACTGCTGGACAAGCCAGCAGTGGCACCCAGTTCTTTGTAATAAAGAAATACTAAGACTTTACTTCTTCTTTGATGCCTTTGTCTTTTTTACCTCTTCTTTCTTCGCCGCTTGTCGAGCCCGAGTAAGACGGGCTTGTTGCAGCGGAGTCCAGGCTTCGAGGTAGTCGATCGAGCGGATCGCCATCGTCGTTTCGATCTTCACTTCCGCCGGACCTTCGCTGGCCCAATCTGCCCGGAATTCTCGCAATTTTGCCAGGAATTTGACGATGCGATCCTCCATCTCCTTGATGTCGTCGACGGTCTGATACTCCATTCCCATGATCGGTCTCCCAGGACGAAAAAGGTTTCCTCGCTTCCATCTTATTGCCACAGAATAGCTTACGTCAAGAGTTGGAAAAGTCTTAGACTTTCGTGAATAATTCTTGTGCTTTAAGTCTTGCAAAAGTCTAAGACTTTTCTTAGAATGTTCTAAGTCATTGGGGGTTGGAGAGGCCGCTGGGGACGCCGCAAATTCTGGGCGTTTCCGGGCTTGGGCGATCTTCCATACGTGGAGCGGAATGGGTAACGAAACTTCCAAATCGCGGGGGCCTTGGATGCTTCTTCTTTCTCCTCCGGCGGCGCCGACGCCGCTCAGCTATTACCGGATTCGCTCGATCCAGGACAAAGTGGACGGCGTCTATTACTGGCTGAAAGCGTCGCGAACACCGCAGCAGCAGGCGTTGTTCGCCGATCTGAAAGTCGCGCGTAATTTGCTCTGCGACTTGCCGGTGTTGCTCGCCGCCGAACGGGCGGAAGCGGATCGTCGCTGGCAAGCGGCGATTCAAGCGCTGTCACCGAAGCGAACCAACGAATCAATCGGGTGGAGCGAGATCAACGAAGATCACCCGCAGCGTCATCATTTTGAAAGCCACGAGACCGGCGTCGGCTGCTACGAGTTCCACGCCGAGTTCCATTTCGTTCGCGGACCGCGCGGCGATCAGCTAAACGGCGTGACCATCACCGACGCGCGACGTCTGGAAGAGGAGGAACTGGTCGAAGTGACGAACCCCGCCGAGTTCCGTTTGCTTGCATGCGAAGCGGAAACGTGGTGGGAGGCGCGACAATGAAGCGAGAATCAGCCGCCAAAACCAAGACCGAGTCTTTGGCGGAACGAGCTGCAACGAAAACTTGCCCGGCGCTTTACCAGGTAGTCGCCGAGTGCCAAAGCGAACGGGATCAGCGTCAGTTGTACATCGAACTGAAAGCGAAAGGATACCGATGTCGATTGTTGAATCTGTAGTCTCCTGTCGCGTGCCTGACTCTTTTCGCGTGCAGATGGTCAGCGGGATGTTCGACGTTTCGCTTGACGAAAAGCTGACTGATCGTTTTGCGATCGAGCTGCCGAGCGATGACGATTGGCGGGTCGGCTTGATCGTCGGGCCTTCCGGTTCGGGCAAATCGACGATCGCCGCGAAAGCGTTCGGCTCGCAGGTTTATCGCGGCTTTCGTTGGCCGAAGCGAAAAGCGATTGTCGACGCGTTTCCAGCATCGCTCGAAACCCGCGAAATCGTCCGCTTGTTGATCTCGGTCGGGCTCAGTTCGCCGCCGGCGTGGTGCAAGCCATATCACGTCTTGTCGACCGGCGAGCAGTTTCGCGCCGACCTGGCGATGTCGTTGGCGTCGAACGAATCGCGGATTGCGTTTGACGAGTATAGCAGCGTCGTCGATCGACGGACGGCGCAGATCGGCTCGGCGGCGCTCCGCAAATCGATCGACGCCGGTCATATCGACAAGCAGTTCGTCGCGATTACCTGTCATCGAGACGTCGCGCGTTGGCTGCAGCCTGATTGGGTTGCGGACATGGAAACGGGGCGACTCACGCGGAGGCGTCTTCGGCGACCGCAACTTCAACTGCAAATCCGCGGCTGCGACCATCGACAGTGGCCCCTATTTGCGAAGCATCACTATTTAGATCCCCGTTTGAACCCGGCCGCCCGTGCGTTCATCGCTACGCTCGATGACGAGCCGGTCGCATTTGCGGCGGTCCTGAATCATTTTCGCAAGCACGCGTTTCGCTTCACGCGACTCGTGACGCTCCCCAGCTTTCAAGGAATGGGAATCGGCGGAGCGCTGCTTGACGGCGTGGCGGCGCATCTGGTGGAAGAGGAACACGCCGACGTCGTTTCGATCAGCGGCAGTCACCCGGCGGTGATTCATCACTGCAACGCATCGCCACGGTGGGAGTTTCGCCATTTGAAAAAGACAGGCCGCCGCGCTACCGGCTTCTTTCGGGAGCATCCCGACTGGAAAGTCTCGCTCGGCCGAGCGGTCGCCTCGTTCCACTATCGCTCTTAACACTAGCCCGCAGCGCAAGCGAGGGAATGCGTGCGCAAGAGTTCGTAGCTTGGGTGCAGCGAAGCGAAACCCAACAATGCGTTACCTCATTCAAGGTGGGTTGCGCAAGCGAATTGCGCTGAACGAGCCTGGTGTCGCTCTATACGCTTGATTCACCCACCCTACGTGAATTCGGGCGACAGTCGTTTCCTTGCAAGCACATTCCCTTGCTTGCGCTGCGGGCTAGTGTTTTTGTTCTCTCCCCCTCTTCAAGGAGTTTCTTCATGACGCGTATCACATCCGCGCAAGCGGCGGTCGTGGCTCGGCAAATTGAATTGCAGTTGGCGCAAGGAAACTTCTCCGCCGCCGACCAGATCCTTTCGCGGTGCGTGGAAGAGGTGCGCTTGCAGCGCCGCGAGTTGTGCGATGAGTACGCCTTGCCGCGGGAAGTTCCGCTCACGCGATTGAGCTTGGAGCCGCAAGTCTTGGAAGCGTTGGAAACCGTGAACATCACGACCGTCGGCGACTTGCAGGGAGTGACCTACGAGCAACTGCTCGAGGTGCCGGCGATCAACACCACGCGAGCGAGCCAGGTACGCGACAGCGTGCGGCAGTTAGTGCGCGATTTTAAGACACGCAGCTTTGAGCAAGCGCTGTAGGCGTACCAAGCGGATTCTGAAGGAGGCGCAAGCGGCGCCTCATCGCCGACGGTAACGTTCGCCCGAGCCAATCGGGTGAGCGAACGCCCCACGTTTGCGCTTCTCTAACCATTTCACCCTCGGAGCGACGTTTGATGGTCACGACTTTTACCGACAAGCTGTCTGAATTGCTCGCCGACGCCCAGGCCAAGTTGCGACAAGGCTTTTCCTGGGACGCGCTGAGCGAGGCGTTTCTCACCTTCCTTCATGGCGCGATGCTCGCCGCCAAAGACGAGCTGCTGAATCCTGGTCCCGAAAAGAAAGCGGCCGTGCTCGAGTGGGTCGGCGCCTTTTGGGATTACGTCATCGCCAACGTGCCGCTGCCGACCTGGCTTTTTTGGATGAAGCTGCCGTACGTACGCACTGCGACTCGCAGCGTCATTCTGACGATCGCGGCCGGTTTGATTGAAGCTCTCTACGCCCAAAACCTGGAGCAATTCCGTGCTAAACATTTTTCTACTCGCGGCGTTGGCGTTCGGCGTTATTGGTCTCGTTTCGCTCGTCTGGGCCCCTGCGCAAAAGGCGCCGGCCAGCAGCGGCGGACCAGCGCCGACGCCGATGCCGCTGAAGTTGATCGCGAAGAATCCGCAACCGATCGAAGCGGCGCCAAGTCCCAATCCGGTCGACGCGTTTCGCGCTTGGTTCTGCGTCGTGCGGCCGGTGCTCGTCGCGAGCGGCGCTACGAGCGAAGAGATTCGTCAGGCGGGACTCGACCTGGTGAAGCACTTAATCATGGAGGCGCCTAGCGATGAAGCCTAACCTCTTCTTCCTGCTGATGGCGTTGATGTTGGGGGCGGCCGGGCTATCGCAGCTCGATCTGCTGCCAACGATCACGCCGCCGCCGGAAAACCCCGGCGAGCCAGACTTGCTCGCCGCGTTTCGCGAAAGCGACGCTCACAGCGAAGCGAGCCAAGACGCAAAGCGTTTTGCGGAGTTATGCGATGCGATCGCCGCGGTAATCGAATACGACGCCGCGCGACCCGAGCCGCACCTGCGGAGCGGCGTACAGCTGGAAAACCTGCGGATGATCGCTCGCGAAACGCAACTGAGCGGCGGCAGCTACGCCGTAAAGTACCCGCATCTCGGCGGCGAGATCAAAACGTATCTCGACAGCCAGATCGGCGTCGACGGCGGCGCACTTTCCGACGACCGGCGACGCAACTGGATCGCCGGCTATCGCCAACTGGCGAAGTCGGCCCATTACGCCGCCGACTATCTCGCCTGGAAGCAGTAGCCGTAGGGTCCGCTCTGCGGACCAGACAACACTAGCCCGTAGCGCAAGCGAGGGAATGCGGCCAAAACCAAATGACGAACGTCGAAACCAGAATGACGAAGGAAGCACGCATGTCGAAGGACTATCATCATCCGCCAGGCTCACGCTGGGGAGTTCTCTTCCTGGTGTTGATCGGCACGATTGCCGGCCTGGCGTACTTTGCGAGTCGCGAGAATCCGTCGGATGTTCCTGAAGAAGTGAGCGGCGACGTTCAGGTTCAACCTGGAAAACCGTCCGCCGACGTCTTGCCAGGCAAGCATCAACCGCCGGTCGCGTTGTTCGGTTACAAGCCGCACCCCAATGAAACACGCCAGTTCCTCAGTACGTTGCCGCAGCCGAAGTTGCGGCAAGCGGCGCCGCAACTCTTCGCGGCGCGGGGACCGCCGCAAGACGCTTTTTTGTACCGCGCTTTGTACAAAGCGTACCGCGACAAATTCGGAACCGATTGGCAAGTTGGCCGGCAGGGGATCGGCGATTGCGTCAGCTGGGGTTGGGCGCATGCGTGCGACATCCACCTGGCGATCATGTACTGCCAGGGAGACAGCGCCGATTGGCGCCCGGTCGCGACCGAGTCGATCTATGGCGGTTCGCGCGTCGAAGCTCGCGGCGTCAGTCGCGGCGGCTATTCCGATGGAAGCTACGGCGGCGCCGCGGCGAAATGGGTCCGCGACTACGGCCTGATTTTTCGTGAAGCCTATCCCTCCGTCGACCTTTCAGCTTACTCGTCACGACGCGCCAAAGATTGGGGGAACTATGGCAACGGCGGCAAGGATGACGCCGGCGCCCTCGATCGGGAAGCGCAAAAGAGCCCAGTGCGAACCGTCGCGCTCGTCTCCACCTTTGACGAAGCGGCCGCGGCGATTCAAAGCGGCTATCCGGTGCCGGTTTGCTCGGGCCAAGGGTTTGCGAGTACGCGGGATGCGGAAGGATTCTGCAAAGCGTCGGGGAGCTGGTCCCACTGCATGTGCTTTATCGGCGTGCGGCATGATCGCCGCGGGCTCTTGTGTTTGAACAGTTGGGGACCGACTTGGGTAAGCGGGCCGAAATGGCCGGCCGACATGCCGGACGGTTCGTTTTGGGTCGACGAAGCGACCGTCAATCGGATGCTGCGGCAGAACGACTCGTTCTCGGTCAGCGGCTACGACGGTTTCCCCTTTCGCCAATTGGATCATGCCGCCTGGGTGCATCGTGCGAAACAGGACGAGCCAATCTACGCTCTCGCTTTATAGGTGCTGCGATGAAAGTTTTGACTGCCGGTTTGTTTGCGTGCGTGCTGTTGCTGGGTGGACTTTTGCTGATGGAGAAGGCGGACGACGTGCTGAATGGTCCTGTTCCGTCCGATGTGCAGCGGGACAGTTTGGGGAAGCGATTCGTCCGCGCGCTGGCGAATTGGATGATCGACAAAGGAATGCGCGACGCTCCGCCGCAGCAGAGTTTCGATCCGCCTCACCGAATGGCGATCTACGCGCCGCCGACCAGCGAACTGTTGCTGCATGACGGCGACCGCATCAACCACGCCGAAGGCTGGTAGCCAAACACTAGCCCGCAGCGCAAGCGAGGGAATGCGTTTGGCTAAATGACGAATGTCGAAACCAGAATGACGGATCGTTTGTCACTCGCCATTCGTGCTTGATTTGCAACCCCATTCCCTCGCTCGCGCTGCGGGCTAGTGGGGGAGACGACTCGAGAAACGCATAGCAAACAGGAGATCCCATGAAACGCAAAATCTCACAAGCCGCCAGAGCGACTGTCCGGAATCTGGCCTGTCTAACGTTGATTCTAGGATCGCCGGCGCTAGCGATCGCCAGTGAAGCGGCTCGGGCCAACGCGGCGGTTTGCCTGGCGTATGCGGCGGTGGTGAAAGAAGTTCCGGAGTTGGTCACGCCGGTGGGACCGGCTCCGCCGGAGGTGGTTCCGGCCGAGCCGACCAATTACCGCGACGCCTACGAGCTTTACAAGAGTCGCCAGCGGCCGTTGGTGGTGATGGTGACGGCAAGTTGGTGCCCTTATTGCCCGGCGATGAAAAACGAATTGCTGGGGATGAAGCGGGAAGGAAAGTTGCCCGACGCGTCGGTGGTGATCGTTGACTATGACCAGGATCGCGCGACGGCCCGCACCGTGATGGGATCGCAGCGAACGTTGCCGGCCTTGGCGGTTTACCACTATGTCGGCGGCAAGCCGAAACAGTCGCGACCAGCGAAAGCGGCCGAAGTGCCGCGGGTGTTGGCGGAAAGCTAGACGGTGCGTTGTTGGCGGTTGGAGTTCCCCGGTTTGGTGGAAGGAGATTGACGATGGTGACGCTACTGCTGTTGTTCGCGGCGCTTCCGATGGAGGCGGCCACCGTCGATCGAGTCGACTTGATCGAGGTGAACCATTACTACGACGCCCAGGGACGACATGTCATCGATCAACTCATCTTCTGGGACTGGGATCGCGATCGCTTTCAGATCCGGGCCTGGCGGCTGATCAAGAATGAGTCGCAGTTGCCAACCCGCGACTGGGATCGCGACCAGTACGTCTGCTACTGGCGCGACCTGACGCAGTTGCGCAAGGTCTACGCGCCGCAGAAGCGAGAAACGTGGACGAACTACGACCCGGAGGTTCTGGAGCGGGAAATCTACCCGCGGGAGCGGCGGCAAGAGCTCAGCCGCACGAAATAACGCCCAACGGTAGCCCGAAGCGCAAGCGAGGGAAATGCAGCATCTAGTCCTACGGACTGCTTCTCGTTAATCACGCTTGATCAAAACGCATGCCCACTATGCGCACTTGCGGACGCATTTCCCTCGCTTGCGCTTCGGGCTACTAAAGCCGCGCAGCGCTACGGCCAATTTACACCCGATGTGAGGCGGTATGGACAAACCATCACAAGACAAGGCGGATGCTGCGCGCCAACGCCGCGTTTTGCGGGCGATGCGTCGCGCCAGCCGAGAAGCGTGGGATATCGATGATGACCTGCGAAGATTGTGCGTCAAGCAAGCCCGCGACACCCTCGAAAACGATGAAGCGAACGTCCGCGATCGCCAAAGCGCCGCCGCCTTCGTGCTAAAGCTCAGCGAGTTCAATCTCGACCGCGCGATGCTGATGGCCGAGATCGATTCGCTGCTCGGCGGCGAAAAGACGCCGATCTCCATCCTGAACAACAAAGACTTTTTCGGTAACGACGCGCATGAAACGGTTGAACCTGCGGATCAAGAATCACCTGGCTCAAAAATCGAGTCGCCGGGTGATTGAAGTTCCGCAGCCGCTGCCGCATCAGCTGCCGATCCTCCGCGATACGCATCGTCACAAACGGGTAATCTGCGGCAGACGCTGGGGAAAGACCGGCGTCGGGCTGATCGCCGCGATCCTCGGGCATGGCGATCCGGCGGGACCAGGACATTGGAAGGGAATCGTCGACGGCGGCAACTTGTATTGGGTCGCGCCGACGTTCGCCCAGTCGAAGAAGATCGAACGGGACCTTATCCGGGCCTTTGAACGAAGCGGGCTCCAATACTCAAAGTCGGAATGCCGCATCGAGCATCCCAGCGGCGGCAGCATCACGATCAAAACGGCCGCGGCCCCAGTCAGTTTGCGCGGCGACGGGCTCGACGGCATGATCGGCGACGAGTTCGCCTTCGTGCGGAAAGAGATCTGGTCCGACGCGCTGCGACCGGCGCTCTCCGATCGCCGCGGCTGGTCAATGTTCCTGACCACGCCGAACGGGCCGAACTGGATCAAGGAGCAGCATGACCTCGACGGGGTCGATCCGCACTACAAATCATGGCAATGCCCGACCAGCGAGAACCGTCTGATTGATCAAGCGGAACTCGACTCGGCGCTGCTCGATCTCGGCCAGGCGTCGTTCGATCAGGAGTACCGCGCGCAGTTTGTCGACATCAGCGGCGCCGAGTTCTCGGGGCTCTACTTTCAAACGCCGACCTTTTGGTTCGACCAATGGCCGGCGGAGTCAGAGATCCGCTATCGGGTGATCGGGCTCGATCCGTCGAAAGGGAAGAGCGACAAGGCGGACTACAGCGCGTTCGTGCTGCTGGCGCTAACGTATGACGGACAGATATACGTCGACGCCGATATCGAACGCCGCGACGTTCGCAAGATCGCGGAGAAGGCGTGCGAGCTGTGCAAGCTGTTCGAGCCGTACGGGCTGATTGTCGAAACGAACCAATTTCAAGAGCTCCTTCGCTGCAACATCGAAGACCTGGCGAAACGGAACAATCGCCCGCTGCCGATTTACGGCCGCACGCATCACGAAGACAAACGCACCCGGATCCGGCGGACCCTAACGCCGTTTCTGTCGCGGGGAGAGTTGCATTTCAAAGCGGATAGCCGCGGCGCGAAGCTGCTGGTTTCGCAACTGAAGGATTTTCCGGTCGGCGCCTACGACGATGGGCCTGACGCGCTGGAGATGGGGATTTCGCTGCTGGCTGAACTTTTGAACGGAAGGAAATAGGGATGGAAAACCGAGGACGAAAGCTGAGCGAACAGCGGCGCGAGCGGATCCGCAAATTGCTGGGAGAAGGGATGTCGGTTCGTTGCGTGGCTCGCGCCATGCAGGTCGCTCCGTCGACGGTGCAACGCGTCCGAAAGGAAGAGGAGCGTGCGGTCGTTGCAGAGTGCGAGACGACGCTTGGCGGCGCAGAATCGCAGCGCGATGCCGATGCCGCTTCGTGTGAAGAAAAGTGGTTGACAAAACGCACGGAATTGTCATCGAATGTCGCCGCACGATCGGAGGATGGAACGGAAGAATCGCAAATGTTCTCGCTTCGTTCGTCATTCGGATGTCGGCATTCGTCATTCGCGGCCATGGCATTCCCTCGCTTGCGCTGCGGGCTAGTGTTGGCGGTTCGCCTGATTCAAGCGTTTCAAAATTGTCTGTTGACAAAGCGCACGCGATCGAAATTGAATGACGCCGCGATGATTGAGAAGCCGCCTGATTGCGAATCGAACTTCGGCGAGGTGAGGCGGTGGCGATTGAGGTTGAGGACGCATTCCCTTGCTTGCGCTGCGGGCTAGTGCAAGAGCGAACATTCAGAATCGAGTAGTTCCCATGCAAGAAGAATCAGAGAGTTGGGTGACGCGTGAGCAGGAGTTGCGAGCCGAAATCGAAGTTCGGAGTCGCTTGCAGCCGCTCCGCGATCACCTGGTGGAAGCCGCGTCTCGTCCGCAGCAGGTCCGCGAGTCTTTAGGCGACGTTCGTCTTGCTCACGGTCCGGCTGTTACGCGGCCGATCGACTTCTATGAAACCGTCAGCCTGGAATCTTGGGCGACGCCTGATACGGCG is a genomic window containing:
- the terL gene encoding phage terminase large subunit: MKRLNLRIKNHLAQKSSRRVIEVPQPLPHQLPILRDTHRHKRVICGRRWGKTGVGLIAAILGHGDPAGPGHWKGIVDGGNLYWVAPTFAQSKKIERDLIRAFERSGLQYSKSECRIEHPSGGSITIKTAAAPVSLRGDGLDGMIGDEFAFVRKEIWSDALRPALSDRRGWSMFLTTPNGPNWIKEQHDLDGVDPHYKSWQCPTSENRLIDQAELDSALLDLGQASFDQEYRAQFVDISGAEFSGLYFQTPTFWFDQWPAESEIRYRVIGLDPSKGKSDKADYSAFVLLALTYDGQIYVDADIERRDVRKIAEKACELCKLFEPYGLIVETNQFQELLRCNIEDLAKRNNRPLPIYGRTHHEDKRTRIRRTLTPFLSRGELHFKADSRGAKLLVSQLKDFPVGAYDDGPDALEMGISLLAELLNGRK
- a CDS encoding DUF1559 domain-containing protein — protein: MQIISPRKGRSGFTLVELLVVIAIIGVLIALLLPAVQQAREAARRMSCSNNLKQLGLAMHNFHDTYQYFPNGQTDDDNDSFGFGFHLLPQLELGNLHDQITSYTGTGGEKVVLMIRPGRHKLSAPCTDAVNIDTCNQWSRNRNGAWDAPLRASALDAFICPSDILPRQDDEGNGKSNYLGNMGWEMRDGVLHDGSNYYYGCAQFSGSRQNGVLLFDNENNNTFMTNFAQITDGSSNTVAIGEVTATYRATPQVTNDCRFPIWAGGNGGGCNGRCISANLRIMDTAYYINRKDNTDESDQSFGSQHPGGAQFLFCDGSVHFVPETVNLSVYRAIGSRNDGVPVTLP
- a CDS encoding REP-associated tyrosine transposase, producing MNPPRRKLIKHFHEAGHLHELTFSCFQRMQLLTNDTWRSMLSESIQRAIDRHHYRLIAFVYMPEHIHLLVFPEHDASPIPELLRAIKRPFSYRIKQLLLLHNSPLLQRLTVEQRPGVETFRFWQEGPGYDRNITNPTTTMLSIDYLHENPVKRRLCARAVDWKWSSARRILVPDSPIDRDLPAITKLPADWSTRSH
- a CDS encoding helix-turn-helix domain-containing protein, with product MENRGRKLSEQRRERIRKLLGEGMSVRCVARAMQVAPSTVQRVRKEEERAVVAECETTLGGAESQRDADAASCEEKWLTKRTELSSNVAARSEDGTEESQMFSLRSSFGCRHSSFAAMAFPRLRCGLVLAVRLIQAFQNCLLTKRTRSKLNDAAMIEKPPDCESNFGEVRRWRLRLRTHSLACAAG
- a CDS encoding GNAT family N-acetyltransferase, producing MPDSFRVQMVSGMFDVSLDEKLTDRFAIELPSDDDWRVGLIVGPSGSGKSTIAAKAFGSQVYRGFRWPKRKAIVDAFPASLETREIVRLLISVGLSSPPAWCKPYHVLSTGEQFRADLAMSLASNESRIAFDEYSSVVDRRTAQIGSAALRKSIDAGHIDKQFVAITCHRDVARWLQPDWVADMETGRLTRRRLRRPQLQLQIRGCDHRQWPLFAKHHYLDPRLNPAARAFIATLDDEPVAFAAVLNHFRKHAFRFTRLVTLPSFQGMGIGGALLDGVAAHLVEEEHADVVSISGSHPAVIHHCNASPRWEFRHLKKTGRRATGFFREHPDWKVSLGRAVASFHYRS
- a CDS encoding thioredoxin family protein is translated as MKRKISQAARATVRNLACLTLILGSPALAIASEAARANAAVCLAYAAVVKEVPELVTPVGPAPPEVVPAEPTNYRDAYELYKSRQRPLVVMVTASWCPYCPAMKNELLGMKREGKLPDASVVIVDYDQDRATARTVMGSQRTLPALAVYHYVGGKPKQSRPAKAAEVPRVLAES
- a CDS encoding TVP38/TMEM64 family protein, translating into MANSANESELQPPASPSAGPRYWRWIVALVCLLSIGLVYFFFGRHLSLDSLVAREEALRDFQQQHWLTAYAGAFVIYVVITGLSLPGAALLSLFYGWLFGPVAGVTLVSFASTLGATIAFSLSRYLFRDAVQRRYQQRLEKLNASIEAEGAYYLFTLRLIPVFPFFLVNLLMGLTPIRLWTFWWVSQLGMLAGTIVYVAAGASLPSMSAIQQQGLGAIVRWPTLVAFALLGALPLVTKQMMKRLRRSP